TACAGAGTTGAACCAAATGTATTCGCCCTTGCAATCGTATTCGGGGCCGTCATTGAGGCCTCGTGCCGTCGTAAGCTGGACTTCGTTTCCACCGGCGGTAGGAATGGTGTAGATATCGTACTCGCCGTTGCGTTCGGCGCAGTAGGCCAGGTGCTTTCCGTCGGGAGTGATTCCGTGGAGATAGCTAGGGGCCAGCGGCGTCACCAGCACAGGTTCGCGCCCGTCAAAGAAAATCTTGTAGATGCGGGACTGGCCATCTTCCTTGGTGTGGTGGCTTACGTACAAACCGCTTCCATCGGGGTCGAGAACGTGGTCGTTGTTGCAGTTGTCCACATAGTAGCTGGGGACCTCCGTAATGTCGTCTGCGGCAAGTTCGCCGGCAGCGTCGCGGACCAGGTCCATCTTATAGATGCGACCGTTGGAATTGTAGGTGATGTACTTTCCGTCGGCGCTCCAGTTGGGCGCTTCTATGACGCAGTCGAATTTCTTGAGGGTGGTAATCTTTCCGGTCTCGATGTCAAACACCTGCAGAATGGACTTGTTGCCGCTGCGGTCCCAGGTAACGCCAGGAGCTATTTCAAAGGGATAGCTGACGCCAAAACGATCACGAAGATTGTCCATCAGTTCCATCATTTCCATGGTCTTGTAATGAGTCATCTCCGGACATTCCCTGGCACCCTTGATTAGAGCGCCGCGGCAAGCCAACACTTCATACTCGTAGCAGTTACAGATTCTTTCCGGCTTTACGCTTTCTACAAGCTGGCCTGCTGCATCGTAAACCTGCAATTCTTCCATGTCGTTCAAGTTGACAACACGGATTCGACCTGCCGTTCCATAGATAACGCCTTCGTTGCGCCAAGCATCTGTAATGGAAGTCTTGAGGTAAGCCTTCTTGCCGTTCTTGTAAGTGATGTTGATCCAGTCGGTGGCATCCACGCCGGTATCCGTCTTGATGCAACGTGCGTCAATGCCCGCAATAGGTGCGCCGTAGTTTGCGCAATCCCTGCCAACAATGCCGTCGTTGCCGCGGCAACCTTCTTCATTCAAGAACAGGTCTGCGAAAGTCAAACTGTAAATGCCCAAGTCCAGCAAGGCGCCTCCAGCCAAAGCCGGATTCATCAGGCGTTCCACATGGGTGAGGGGCTGGGAGAAATCTGCTTCGACGCTCTGCACTTCGCCAATGCGCCCAGCGGCAATCCACTGGCGAATAGTCTGTACAGCAGGCAGGAATCTGGTCCACATGGCTTCGCACAAGAATACGCCCTTGTCGTGGGCCATGGCAATCACTTCTGTGGCTTGCTTCACGTTGGCGCAAAATGCCTTTTCCACTAGAATGTTACGGCCGGCTGCGATGCACAATTTCGCGTGTTCATAATGATGGGAGTGGGGAGTTGCAATATAAATCAAGTCTACTTCAGGATCAGCGACCAGCTCTTGGTAGCTGCCAAATGCCTTTGCCGCTCCATACTGTCCGGCGAATGCCTGGGCCTTCGTCAAGTCCCTTGCGGCTGCGGCGTACAGCTCCACGCCCATGCCCTTGTTTTCTAAAACCTTCACGGCTTCTGCCATCTTACCGGCAATATAACCGCATCCGAGAATTCCGAACTTCAAATTTTTCATGTTCAAAATATACTTTGCCACAACGTAGTCTGCGAAAAAATCCTCACATTTGTTGTTTACCGATGTGCCCTTATGCCGTTGCAGGATTCCCGCGAATCATCGACCTCTATACAAAATTCCGGCAAGGGCGACCACAGCTTGCGTATTCCACCTTGGAATGAGTTTTGTCAAAAATTTTTAACATTTTGTGGTCTGCGAAAAAGCCCTTTTGTACTTTAAAAATGTGGGCCGATGAAGGTTCACCAACAAGGAGGCTTACCATGAAAACGCTTAAACTGACAACGGTTCTGGTTCTCGCTACAATGGTCTCGATGTCTTTTGCTTCTCAGATGGTTAAGTCCAAACTCGGAGATCTGGATAT
This DNA window, taken from Fibrobacter sp., encodes the following:
- a CDS encoding Gfo/Idh/MocA family oxidoreductase, which encodes MKNLKFGILGCGYIAGKMAEAVKVLENKGMGVELYAAAARDLTKAQAFAGQYGAAKAFGSYQELVADPEVDLIYIATPHSHHYEHAKLCIAAGRNILVEKAFCANVKQATEVIAMAHDKGVFLCEAMWTRFLPAVQTIRQWIAAGRIGEVQSVEADFSQPLTHVERLMNPALAGGALLDLGIYSLTFADLFLNEEGCRGNDGIVGRDCANYGAPIAGIDARCIKTDTGVDATDWINITYKNGKKAYLKTSITDAWRNEGVIYGTAGRIRVVNLNDMEELQVYDAAGQLVESVKPERICNCYEYEVLACRGALIKGARECPEMTHYKTMEMMELMDNLRDRFGVSYPFEIAPGVTWDRSGNKSILQVFDIETGKITTLKKFDCVIEAPNWSADGKYITYNSNGRIYKMDLVRDAAGELAADDITEVPSYYVDNCNNDHVLDPDGSGLYVSHHTKEDGQSRIYKIFFDGREPVLVTPLAPSYLHGITPDGKHLAYCAERNGEYDIYTIPTAGGNEVQLTTARGLNDGPEYDCKGEYIWFNSVRTGRMQAWRMKANGSEQTQMTFDEHWNTWFPHISPDLQKVVMVAYTEVDVKPGEHVPNKMVELRLMEKEIPAQGRDDMSNGRDDMSNGRDD